One Besnoitia besnoiti strain Bb-Ger1 chromosome VIII, whole genome shotgun sequence DNA segment encodes these proteins:
- a CDS encoding DNA-directed RNA polymerase II RPB2 (encoded by transcript BESB_084240) has product MEDPWEADRPGGHGDVAYAAAGGESVGVASHYEPASRTAGASNAAFYYGGGEAADPQARQTDVFFPEDEDEGERGDEADQGPVDQDACWAVVSSFFHSHGLVNQQLESFNDFVSYKIQEIIDEHPPIEIRPTPQYRPEEEVESNVIYRLKMDQLSLNRPSVEEKEGISKHLWPYEARTRNLTYSSPLYVDVEQTTYTVDPDTGVERLVDQVTYSRVLLGRIPMMLKSAYCWTKDLPEHDLADVGECAYDQGGYFIINGGEKVLVAQERMASNFVYVFQKKQPSKFGWVAEVRSQKEGMQATSGFAVKKRSRTGGEGRGGKGGRPGGQIVAALPYIRTEIPIVILFRALGCISDRDILLRVAYDLKDPQLIALMKPSLEEGFDYSTQDVCLDFIGKRGPTVGAQREKRIQYARELLRKEVLPHVGTEAGCENKKAFFIGYMVHRLLLADLGRINQDDRDHFGKKRLDMAGPLIAASFGTLYRKMIKDVRRILQRQVDHGKSFDVAGAIRSASQITQGLQYQIATGNWGKDKEGKIVRTGVAQVLNRLTFASALSHLRRLNTPLGREGKMAKPRQLHNTHWGMICPAETPEGQAVGLVKNLALMSDISVGSATNTVHEFLVEWGLDPLEEMTPDVIKERVKVFVNGSWVGCFDEADVLCQTLRQLRRRCDISSETSIVRDLVNREVKIFTDAGRAMRPLFVVDENTRDLVMRRCHLEELQRRGKDEKSWGYLMEKGIIEFVDCEEEETCMIAMFVEDIRSEKRQAFPYTHCEIHPSLILGVCASIIPFPDHNQSPRNVYQSAMGKQAMGVYTSSFNHRMDTLAHLLYYPQKPLVCTRAMEFLRFRELPAGINTIVAILCYSGYNQEDSLIMSQSSIDRGLFRSVFYRTYCSEERQQGSLMVESFEPPNIEYVQGMKRGDYSKLDADGLVEPGSRVLGDDVIIGKTSPIFDDDNGPGGAPGGAVASPFAKRKRDCSLCLRSSETGVVDQVMLSVNSRGSRFTKVKVRSVRIPQTGDKFASRHGQKGTIGISYRTEDMPFNEEGITPDLIMNPHAVPSRMTIGHLVECLLGKTAAIFGGEGDATPFNGYAVLDISNRLHSLGYERFGNERLYHGHTGRHLPSLVFFGPTYYQRLKHMVDDKIHARARGPVTMLTRQPMEGKSREGGLRFGEMERDCMISHGAAHMLKERLFEQSDAYRVHVCDICGLVCTADLSRGNFECKLCDNKSRISQICIPYACKLLLQELMTMCIYPRLVLQVA; this is encoded by the exons ATGGAAGATCCGTGGGAAGCAGACAGGCCCGGCGGGCACGGAGACGTTGCCTAcgccgctgcaggaggcgaaAGTGTCGGAGTCGCCTCGCACTACGAGCCCGCCTCAAGAACTGCAGGCGCTTCGAACGCGGCTTTTTActacggcggcggagaggcggcagacccgcaggcgcgtcagaccgacgtcttcttccccgaggatgaagacgagggagagcgtGGAGATGAAGCGGATCAAGGCCCAGTCGACCAGGACGCTTGCTGGGCGGTCGTGAGCTCTTTTTTTCACTCCCACGGCCTCGTCAATCAGCAGCTGGAGAGTTTCAACGACTTCGTGTCCTACAAAATCCAAGAAATCATCGATGAGCACCCTCCCATTGAAATCAG ACCCACTCCGCAGTACCGCCCCGAGGAGGAGGTCGAGAGCAACGTCATTTACCGACTGAAGATGGACCAGCTTTCGCTGAATCGGCCGAGtgtcgaggagaaggaaggcaTCTCGAAGCACCTGTGGCCTTACGAGGCGCGCACTCGAAACCTCACTTACTCCAGCCCTCTCTACGTCGACGTGGAGCAAACGACGTACACAGTGGACCCTGACACAGGCGTCGAG CGCCTCGTGGATCAGGTCACTTACAGTCGAGTGCTCTTGGGCCGTATCCCCATGATGTTGAAGTCCGCGTACTGCTGGACAAAGGATCTTCCTGAGCACGACTTGGCAGACGTGGGCGAGTGCGCCTACGACCAGGGCGGGTACTTCATCATCAACGGAGGCGAAAAG GTCCTCGTGGCTCAAGAACGCATGGCATCGAACTTCGTCTACGTCTTccagaagaagcagccgTCCAAGTTCGGCTGGGTCGCGGAAGTCCGCAGTCAGAAAGAGGGCATGCAGGCGACCAGCGGGTTCGCGGTCAAGAAGCGGAGCCGGactggcggcgaaggccgcggtgGCAAAGGGGGGCGACCTGGGGGACAGATTGTGGCTGCCCTGCCCTATATTCGAACAGAAATTCCCATCGTCATTCTCTTTAGAGCGCTCGG atgcATCTCGGACCGCGACATTCTGTTGCGCGTGGCGTACGACCTGAAGGACCCGCAGCTGATTGCGTTGATGAAGCCTTCGCTGGAGGAGGGCTTCGACTACAGCACGCAAGACGTCTGTCTGGACTTCATCGGGAAGCGCGGACCGACTGTCGGCGcccagcgcgagaagcgcatTCAGtacgcgcgcgagctgctccGGAAGGAAGTCCTGCCGCACGTCGGCACGGAGGCGGGCTGCGAGAACAAGAAAGCGTTCTTCATCGGCTACATGGTGcaccgcctgctgctcgccgacTTGGGTCGAATCAACCAAGACGACCGCGACCACTTTGGCAAGAAACGCCTCGACATGGCTGGCCCTCTCATCGCCGCCAGCTTCGGCACGCTCTACCGCAAAATGATCAAAGACGTCAGACGCATCCTGCAGAGACAG GTTGACCACGGCAAGTCGTTCGACGTGGCGGGCGCGATTCGCAGTGCCTCGCAGATCACGCAGGGGCTGCAGTACCAGATTGCGACGGGCAACTGGGGGAAGGACAAGGAAGGGAAGATCGTGCGCACGGGAGTCGCGCAGGTGCTCAATCGGCTGAccttcgcctcggcgctctCGCATCTGAGACGCCTCAACACGCCGCTCGGCCGCGAAGGAAAGATGGCGAAGCCCCGCCAACTCCACAACACACACTGGGGAATGATCTGCCCCGCAGAGACCCCAGAAGGTCAGGCCGTCGGCCTCGTCAAGAACCTCGCGCTCATGTCTGACATCAGCGTCGGCAGCGCGACCAACACAGTCCACGAATTCCTTGTG GAGTGGGGCCTGGATCCCCTGGAGGAAATGACGCCGGACGTGATCAAGGAGCGCGTGAAAGTCTTTGTTAATGGAAGCTGGGTCGGGTGCTTCGATGAAGCCGACGTGCTCTGCCAGACGCTGCGTCAgctccggcgccgctgcgacaTTTCGAGCGAAACCTCCATCGTCCGCGACCTCGTGAACAGA GAAGTGAAGATCTTCACAGACGCTGGACGCGCCATGCGGCCGCTCTTCGTTGTCGACGAG AATACGCGCGATCTCGTGATGAGGCGTTGTCAcctggaggagctgcagcgacgaggcaagGATGAGAAGAGCTGGGGCTACCTCATGGAGAAGGGTATCATCGAGTTCGTGgactgcgaagaagaagagacgtgCATGATTGCAATGTTTGTCGAGGACAtccgcagcgagaagag GCAGGCCTTTCCGTACACGCACTGCGAGATCCATCCGTCCTTGATTCtgggcgtctgcgcgagcaTCATTCCCTTCCCAGATCACAATCAGTCGCCGCGTAACGTCTACCAGTCGGCTATGGGCAAACAGGCGATGGGTGTGTACACGTCGTCCTTCAATCATCGCATGGACACGCTGGCGCATTTGCTCTACTACCCGCAGAAGCCGCTAGTGTGCACGAGGGCGATGGAGTTTCTGCGCTTCCGCGAGCTGCCTGCCGGCATCAACACAATTGTCGCCATTCTCTGCTACTCGGGCTACAACCAAGAAGATAGTCTGATCATGTCCCAGTCGAGCATTGACCGCGGCCTGTTCAGATCCGTCTTCTACCGGACCTActgcagcgaagagagacagcaagGAAGCTTGATGGTGGAGAGCTTCGAGCCGCCAAACATTGAATACGTCCAGGGCATGAAGCGAGGCGACTACTCCAAGCTCGACGCAGACGGCCTCGTCGAGCCTGGCAGCCGCGTTCTTGGGGACGATGTCATTATCGGGAAG ACTTCGCCGATCTTTGACGACGACAACGGGCCAGGGGGAGCTCCGGGGGGAGCAGTAGCCTCGCCTTTCGCGAAACGCAAGCGTGATTGCTCCCTCTGTCTACGTTCGTCTGAAACGG GCGTCGTCGACCAGGTGATGCTGTCGGTCAAcagccgcggcagtcgcTTCACCAAGGTCAAAGTGCGTAGTGTGCGCATCCCGCAGACAGGAGACAAATTCGCTTCGCGACACGGACAGAAGGGAACTATCGGAATCTCTTACCGCACCGAAGACATGCCTTTCAACGAG GAAGGTATCACGCCGGACCTCATCATGAACCCGCATGCGGTGCCGTCGCGAATGACAATCGGGCACTTGGTCGAATGTCTGCTGGGGAAGACCGCTGCGATTttcggcggcgaaggcgacgccacGCCGTTCAACGGG TACGCGGTGCTGGACATCTCGAACCGTCTGCACTCGCTGGGCTACGAGCGGTTCGGGAACGAGCGGCTGTATCACGGTCACACAGGTCGGCATCTACCTTCGCTGGTGTTTTTCGGGCCGACTTACTACCAGCGCCTGAAGCACATGGTAGACGACAAGATtcacgcgcgtgcgcgcggcccTGTGACGATGTTGACTCGCCAGCCCATGGAGGGTAAGAGTCGCGAAGGCGGCCTGCGCTTCGGCGAAATGGAGCGCGACTGCATGATCAgccacggcgccgcgcacatGCTGAAGGAGCGCCTCTTCGAGCAAAGCGACGCGTACCGAGTCCACGTCTGCGACATCTGCGGCTTGGTCTGCACCGCAGACCTCTCCAGAGGCAACTTCGAGTGCAAACTCTGCGACAACAAATCCCGAATCTCACAAATCTGCATCCCCTATGCCTGCAAGCTCCTCCTTCAGGAGCTCATGACCATGTGCATCTATCCGAGACTGGTCCTACAGGTTGCGTGA